The Phycisphaerales bacterium AB-hyl4 genome contains a region encoding:
- a CDS encoding aspartate aminotransferase family protein, with protein MNRTASPTDSTPVTQAIIDRHDQYMSINYGRWPIAMVRGEGTTLYDADGKQYLDLFAGFGGPLLGHCHPDLVEAVTQQAKQLWFVGNLFHTEPQTLLAERIAKHGFGGRSFFCHSGADANEAAIKVARLYGGANPGKSGARFKVITAHRSFHGRTFGAMAATAQERVYKGFEPNVPGFTHVPYNDLNAIEQAIDDHTVAIMLEPIQGEGGVNLPDAGYWPGLRKLCDKHELLLIADEVWTGCGRTGKWFGHQHWDVKPDVMTLAKGVGGGLPVGVTCMADKAAELFDHRKHGGVAHATTLGGNLLSMAVAARIFDVIERDNLLAHATQLGEHAIARLQKLADALPTVKQVRGKGLFVGLELDPAAEGARFETSRDVVNQCLQRGVLVNAAQTNVLRIAPALTIERDALDRGLDVIAEVLGG; from the coding sequence ATGAACCGCACCGCTTCCCCCACTGACAGCACGCCCGTCACGCAAGCGATCATCGATCGGCACGATCAGTACATGTCGATCAACTACGGCCGCTGGCCGATCGCCATGGTGCGCGGTGAGGGGACGACGCTCTACGACGCGGACGGCAAGCAATACCTCGACCTCTTCGCAGGCTTCGGCGGGCCGCTGCTCGGACACTGCCACCCCGACCTGGTCGAGGCGGTGACGCAGCAGGCGAAGCAGTTGTGGTTTGTGGGCAACCTGTTTCACACCGAGCCGCAGACCCTGCTGGCCGAGCGGATCGCGAAGCATGGCTTCGGTGGACGGTCGTTCTTCTGCCACAGCGGCGCTGACGCCAACGAGGCGGCGATCAAGGTCGCCAGGCTTTATGGCGGCGCGAACCCGGGCAAGAGTGGGGCGCGGTTCAAGGTGATTACCGCGCATCGCAGTTTCCACGGCCGAACGTTCGGGGCAATGGCGGCTACGGCGCAGGAGCGCGTGTACAAAGGCTTCGAGCCCAACGTGCCCGGCTTCACACACGTGCCGTACAACGATCTCAACGCGATCGAACAGGCGATCGACGACCACACGGTCGCGATCATGCTCGAACCGATCCAGGGCGAAGGCGGCGTCAACCTGCCCGACGCGGGCTACTGGCCCGGCCTGCGAAAACTGTGCGACAAGCACGAACTCCTGCTTATCGCCGACGAAGTATGGACCGGCTGCGGGCGGACGGGCAAGTGGTTCGGGCATCAGCACTGGGACGTCAAGCCGGACGTGATGACGCTGGCCAAGGGCGTCGGCGGAGGCCTGCCGGTGGGCGTGACCTGCATGGCCGACAAGGCGGCGGAGCTGTTCGACCATCGCAAGCACGGCGGCGTCGCGCACGCGACCACGCTCGGCGGCAACCTGCTGTCCATGGCGGTGGCGGCACGCATCTTCGACGTCATCGAACGCGACAACCTGCTCGCCCACGCGACGCAGCTTGGCGAGCATGCCATCGCACGCCTGCAAAAGCTGGCAGACGCACTGCCCACCGTCAAGCAGGTGCGAGGCAAGGGACTGTTCGTCGGCCTCGAACTCGACCCGGCGGCGGAGGGCGCACGGTTTGAGACGTCGCGCGATGTGGTCAATCAATGCTTGCAACGTGGCGTTCTGGTCAACGCGGCGCAGACGAATGTGCTGCGCATCGCCCCGGCGTTGACGATCGAGCGTGATGCACTGGATCGCGGACTGGATGTCATCGCGGAGGTGCTTGGCGGATGA
- a CDS encoding HU family DNA-binding protein, with amino-acid sequence MAKTATKTAKPPTKSQIHAELAEKTGLAKKDVASVFDELEALIAKNLKPRGPQAFTVPGLMKIVVNKKPATKAREGRNPATGEPMMFKAKPARKVVKVRPLKNLKEMI; translated from the coding sequence ATGGCAAAGACTGCAACCAAGACCGCCAAGCCGCCGACCAAGAGCCAGATTCACGCCGAGCTTGCCGAGAAGACCGGCCTGGCGAAGAAGGATGTGGCGTCGGTGTTCGACGAACTCGAAGCGCTGATCGCGAAGAACCTCAAGCCGCGTGGTCCGCAGGCGTTCACCGTGCCCGGTCTGATGAAGATCGTGGTCAACAAGAAGCCGGCGACGAAGGCCCGCGAAGGCCGTAACCCCGCGACCGGCGAGCCGATGATGTTCAAGGCGAAGCCGGCCCGCAAGGTCGTGAAGGTTCGTCCGTTGAAGAACCTCAAGGAAATGATCTGA
- a CDS encoding YkgJ family cysteine cluster protein, producing the protein MSKQEWYADGLSFECTQCGNCCTGPEGYVWFTAEEGRAIAEHLKLSVDEFRRRFARREYGKWTLEEVPRQGRFDCVFLRRDAEGKALCTIYPVRPVQCRTWPFWPSNLQSPTAWRQSASGCPGMKNGGTFYPIEKIRVILNSNNDDV; encoded by the coding sequence ATGAGCAAGCAGGAATGGTACGCCGACGGATTGAGCTTTGAATGCACGCAATGCGGCAACTGCTGCACCGGGCCGGAGGGCTACGTCTGGTTCACCGCTGAGGAAGGCCGGGCCATCGCCGAGCATCTGAAACTGTCGGTCGACGAATTCCGCCGCCGCTTCGCCCGGCGCGAATATGGCAAGTGGACGCTGGAGGAAGTGCCCCGCCAGGGCCGGTTCGACTGCGTCTTCCTCCGTCGTGACGCCGAAGGCAAGGCCCTGTGCACCATCTACCCCGTCCGCCCGGTGCAATGCCGGACCTGGCCGTTCTGGCCCAGCAACCTTCAATCGCCCACTGCCTGGCGACAGTCGGCCAGCGGCTGCCCCGGCATGAAAAACGGCGGCACGTTCTACCCCATCGAAAAAATCCGCGTCATCCTCAACAGCAACAACGACGACGTGTAA
- a CDS encoding phosphotransferase, translating to MSRRVKQTRRGLERRWRLLHKRVVFALRERMKVPKCLWLVCWHRWHRQGPWARSSRFVKQCLRIVEQATPTPAGEPLPRVRPVEVDGQGYYLRMYRLFNHRDQRHCAAALEGMKLARNTPIRTATLCHAMLLFRRGSYYVAVLEEAMAAGKGKLRTPETGEMLGRDIAHWHEIPTRLNPWIKVGLARTYRRRLDVEPVHERLPVGSMEMVDRVRGLLGDPDFFGPIVTSHTDIHSWNVLLFPEGGLGWIDLESVNQRPARFDLAVATLRMLWFDVAAVDRFEQAYFAIRPGEWDGWRKYRLDWYLLISVLKGYRRLCGPGPAGRDEHAVEIWVQQGVPAMARGLAAMQMQERGQPTSEMVRELLDRAEAMLADDPRFANWREHKRRVEAGTPPHDDVFEMLRG from the coding sequence ATGAGTCGTCGAGTGAAACAGACACGTCGCGGGTTGGAGAGGCGGTGGCGGCTGCTGCACAAGCGCGTCGTGTTTGCTTTGCGCGAGCGTATGAAGGTTCCCAAATGCCTCTGGCTGGTTTGTTGGCATCGCTGGCATCGGCAGGGGCCATGGGCTCGGTCGAGTCGGTTCGTGAAACAATGCCTGCGGATTGTGGAGCAGGCGACGCCGACGCCCGCGGGCGAGCCGTTGCCGCGGGTCAGGCCCGTGGAGGTGGACGGGCAAGGCTACTACCTGCGGATGTACCGATTGTTCAATCATCGCGATCAGCGGCACTGCGCCGCAGCGCTGGAGGGCATGAAGCTGGCGCGAAACACGCCGATCCGCACCGCGACGTTGTGTCATGCGATGTTGCTGTTTCGGCGGGGCAGTTACTACGTGGCAGTGCTGGAAGAAGCGATGGCCGCGGGTAAGGGCAAGTTGCGAACGCCGGAGACCGGTGAGATGCTCGGGCGCGATATTGCGCATTGGCATGAGATCCCCACCCGGTTGAATCCATGGATCAAGGTAGGGCTTGCGCGGACCTATCGACGGAGGCTGGATGTTGAGCCGGTGCACGAACGGCTGCCAGTCGGCTCGATGGAGATGGTCGATCGCGTGCGGGGGTTGCTGGGCGATCCGGACTTTTTCGGGCCGATCGTCACGTCGCATACGGATATTCATTCGTGGAACGTGCTGCTGTTTCCCGAAGGCGGACTAGGGTGGATTGACCTGGAGAGCGTCAACCAGCGGCCGGCGCGATTTGACCTGGCGGTGGCGACATTGCGGATGCTGTGGTTTGATGTGGCGGCGGTGGATCGTTTTGAGCAGGCGTACTTTGCGATTCGGCCCGGCGAATGGGATGGCTGGCGGAAGTATCGCCTGGACTGGTATCTGCTGATCAGCGTGCTGAAGGGGTATCGTCGCCTGTGCGGGCCGGGGCCGGCGGGGCGGGATGAGCATGCCGTGGAAATATGGGTGCAGCAGGGTGTCCCGGCGATGGCGCGGGGGCTCGCTGCGATGCAGATGCAGGAACGTGGGCAGCCGACGTCGGAGATGGTGCGTGAGCTACTCGATCGCGCCGAAGCGATGCTGGCGGACGACCCGCGTTTCGCCAACTGGCGTGAACATAAGCGGCGCGTGGAGGCCGGCACGCCACCCCACGACGATGTTTTTGAAATGTTGCGGGGTTGA
- a CDS encoding dihydrodipicolinate reductase, whose protein sequence is MQRIIVIGMGPIGIGCARSVLAESGIKLVGMVDMDPAKSGQTASELRGKPAEVVDQKHEPKVTTDISEALDANPDAAIIATTSHFDEVAQLVRPLLERGVSVVSSCEQMAWPWYQHAALAEEIDALAQQAGRVVLGTGVNPGFAMDALAVMLSSMVRRVNKVRCVRRVNAAVRRQPLQMKIGATLSTTRFREAVAAGKVGHIGLAESAAMLATALGGDVRAGGIEQTIEPVIAKAPTPSLIGLIGPGEVTGLQQIARWQDEHDRTRIELDLTMAIGLEDPKDKIVLDGPVQVVMKVNGGLPGDSATVAALLNQVRQIHRLKPGLRTMLDCPPAGCGFK, encoded by the coding sequence TTGCAGCGAATCATCGTCATCGGCATGGGCCCCATCGGCATCGGCTGCGCACGCTCCGTGCTGGCGGAATCGGGCATCAAGCTCGTCGGCATGGTCGACATGGACCCGGCCAAGTCAGGCCAGACCGCCAGCGAATTGCGCGGCAAGCCCGCCGAGGTCGTGGACCAGAAGCACGAACCCAAAGTCACGACGGATATCAGCGAAGCGCTGGACGCCAATCCCGACGCGGCGATCATCGCCACAACTTCACATTTTGACGAAGTCGCCCAGCTCGTACGACCGCTGCTGGAGCGCGGCGTTTCGGTTGTCAGTTCATGCGAGCAGATGGCCTGGCCGTGGTATCAGCACGCGGCGCTGGCGGAGGAGATTGACGCGCTGGCGCAGCAGGCGGGGCGCGTTGTGCTCGGCACGGGGGTGAACCCCGGTTTTGCGATGGATGCGCTCGCGGTGATGCTGTCGTCGATGGTGCGTCGCGTGAACAAGGTGCGCTGCGTTCGTCGGGTGAACGCGGCGGTGCGACGTCAGCCGTTGCAGATGAAAATCGGAGCGACGCTTTCGACCACGCGCTTCCGCGAAGCGGTCGCGGCCGGAAAGGTGGGCCACATCGGGCTGGCCGAGTCGGCGGCGATGCTGGCGACCGCGCTCGGCGGCGACGTGCGAGCCGGCGGGATTGAGCAAACCATCGAACCGGTCATCGCCAAAGCACCCACCCCCTCGCTGATCGGACTCATCGGCCCTGGCGAGGTGACCGGCCTGCAACAGATCGCCCGCTGGCAGGACGAACACGACCGCACACGCATCGAGCTCGACCTGACCATGGCCATCGGTCTGGAAGATCCCAAAGACAAAATCGTGCTCGATGGTCCGGTCCAGGTCGTCATGAAAGTCAATGGCGGCCTGCCAGGCGACTCCGCTACCGTCGCCGCCCTGCTCAACCAGGTTCGGCAGATCCACCGCCTCAAGCCCGGCCTGCGCACCATGCTCGACTGCCCGCCCGCCGGCTGCGGCTTCAAGTAA
- a CDS encoding glycosyltransferase, translating into MNGQVASRMNIAFAHEWLVGYAGSERVLAAMASEFPQAPIFTLVHDPAKLADTPLAGRDITTSFIQRLPGATRKHQRYLPLMPLAIEQLDLRGHEVVVSSSHAVAKGVLTRADQLHISYMHTPIRYAWDLYHDYLEHSGLTRGVRGALARLFLHYIRTWDAASANRVDVYWANSHYVARRIWKTYRREAAVLYPPVAVDRFRADGQRDDFYLTASRLVPYKRVDLIVEAFTQSGRPLVVIGDGSERGRLIQSAGANVTFIGEQPHASLVDHMQRCRAFVYAADEDFGITPVEAQAAGAPVIAWGHGGVCETVVHGETGVLYPHQTSASLNEAVSAFEEGRFVLEAEVIRQQAQRFDAETFRRRYRALLDASLATFRQAGPAEATRATAAAE; encoded by the coding sequence ATGAATGGACAGGTTGCATCGCGTATGAACATCGCTTTCGCTCACGAATGGCTCGTCGGGTACGCCGGCTCGGAGCGCGTGCTCGCGGCGATGGCGAGCGAGTTCCCGCAAGCGCCCATCTTCACACTCGTGCACGACCCGGCCAAGCTGGCGGACACGCCGTTGGCCGGGCGGGACATCACCACGTCGTTCATTCAACGGTTGCCCGGCGCGACGCGGAAGCATCAGCGCTACCTGCCGTTGATGCCGTTGGCCATCGAGCAACTGGACCTGCGCGGGCATGAAGTGGTGGTGTCGTCGAGTCATGCCGTGGCCAAGGGCGTGCTCACGCGAGCCGACCAGTTGCATATCAGCTACATGCACACGCCGATCCGCTATGCGTGGGACCTGTATCACGATTACCTCGAACACAGCGGCCTGACGCGCGGCGTGCGGGGTGCGCTGGCCCGACTTTTCCTGCACTACATCCGCACGTGGGACGCGGCGAGCGCCAACCGCGTCGACGTCTACTGGGCGAACTCGCATTACGTCGCCCGCCGAATCTGGAAGACGTATCGGCGGGAGGCGGCGGTGCTGTACCCGCCCGTCGCGGTCGACCGGTTCCGTGCCGACGGGCAGCGCGACGACTTTTACCTCACGGCGTCACGGCTTGTACCTTACAAGCGGGTGGACCTGATCGTGGAAGCGTTCACGCAATCGGGTCGGCCGTTGGTGGTGATCGGCGACGGGTCGGAGCGGGGTCGGCTCATCCAATCGGCCGGGGCTAACGTAACCTTTATAGGCGAGCAGCCTCACGCATCGCTGGTCGACCACATGCAGCGTTGCCGGGCGTTCGTGTATGCCGCGGACGAAGACTTCGGCATTACGCCCGTCGAGGCTCAGGCGGCCGGTGCGCCGGTGATCGCCTGGGGGCATGGTGGCGTGTGCGAAACGGTCGTACACGGCGAAACAGGGGTTTTGTACCCGCATCAGACGTCGGCGTCGCTGAATGAGGCGGTTTCGGCGTTCGAAGAGGGGCGATTCGTGCTGGAAGCAGAGGTGATTCGTCAGCAGGCTCAACGGTTCGACGCCGAGACATTTCGCAGGCGATATCGGGCATTGCTCGACGCCAGCCTGGCCACATTCAGGCAGGCCGGGCCCGCCGAAGCCACGCGAGCGACGGCGGCGGCAGAGTAG
- the wbaP gene encoding undecaprenyl-phosphate galactose phosphotransferase WbaP, translated as MRATWLQPELIDVGRPASLRVVHPTRRGAITASTRPWLTIGVLVLSDLLLVTLAWSTAVLGRWWLGGAYELSFYASFWPVLGVFVLAYAVGRLYPSIPLVPVEELRRVSVITTLVYLSLVAGTFLIKDAEAFSRAVVLVSWVLTLVLVPVGRVALRACLARQRWWGTSVVVVGNTAMGRRTVEMLLSHPEIGLKPIAVISREREQKGHVHGVPVIGGLGRAPRLARREGVTHAILTTSDTESQAFERLLQKLSRSFRHLIFVPQLTGLASLGVSSMDFGGTLALEVRHRLLDSGRQTIKRLLDLMLVLISLPVVLPMVVVIAWLIRRDSPGPALFSQERVGRGGRPFMAWKFRSMVVDADEKLAEALGDDPKTREQWRSLRKIKDDPRVTRVGAILRKTSLDELPQLWNVVKGEMSLVGPRPIIREETLRYEQFYPLYKRVRPGLTGLWQVSGRSDVDFRQRVYIDAYYVRNWSVWLDFYVLLRTIRTVLGCRGAY; from the coding sequence ATGAGAGCGACGTGGCTTCAACCGGAACTGATTGATGTAGGTCGGCCTGCGTCATTGCGCGTGGTCCACCCGACCCGCCGCGGGGCGATTACTGCGAGTACTCGGCCGTGGCTGACGATCGGCGTGCTTGTGCTGTCCGACCTGCTGCTGGTGACGCTGGCGTGGTCGACGGCGGTGCTGGGGCGCTGGTGGCTTGGCGGGGCGTACGAGCTTTCGTTTTATGCCAGCTTCTGGCCGGTGCTTGGCGTGTTCGTGCTCGCCTACGCGGTGGGTCGGCTGTACCCGTCGATTCCGCTCGTGCCGGTGGAAGAGCTCCGCCGGGTGAGCGTGATCACAACGCTGGTCTACCTGTCGCTGGTCGCGGGTACGTTTTTAATCAAAGACGCGGAGGCCTTCTCGCGAGCGGTCGTGCTCGTGAGCTGGGTGCTCACGCTCGTGCTCGTCCCGGTGGGGCGGGTGGCGCTTCGCGCCTGCCTCGCTCGCCAGCGGTGGTGGGGCACGTCGGTCGTGGTGGTGGGCAACACGGCGATGGGTCGGCGGACGGTGGAGATGCTGCTGTCGCATCCGGAGATCGGTCTGAAGCCGATCGCGGTGATCTCGCGCGAGCGCGAACAGAAGGGCCACGTGCATGGCGTGCCCGTGATCGGCGGGCTCGGCAGAGCGCCCCGCCTCGCGCGCCGCGAAGGGGTGACCCATGCGATCCTCACCACGTCGGACACGGAATCGCAAGCGTTCGAGCGGTTGTTGCAGAAGCTCAGCCGATCGTTTCGACACCTGATTTTCGTCCCGCAATTGACGGGGCTCGCGAGCCTGGGCGTCAGCAGCATGGACTTCGGCGGCACGCTCGCGCTGGAAGTGCGTCATCGCCTGCTCGATTCGGGTCGGCAGACGATCAAACGGCTGCTGGATCTGATGCTGGTGCTGATTTCGCTGCCGGTGGTGTTGCCGATGGTGGTGGTCATTGCCTGGCTGATTCGCCGCGACTCGCCGGGGCCGGCGTTGTTCAGCCAGGAGCGGGTCGGCCGGGGCGGTCGGCCGTTCATGGCGTGGAAATTCCGGTCGATGGTTGTTGATGCCGACGAGAAGCTCGCCGAGGCGTTGGGCGACGATCCGAAGACGCGCGAGCAGTGGCGCTCACTTCGCAAGATCAAGGACGACCCGCGCGTGACGCGCGTTGGCGCGATCCTGCGAAAGACCAGCCTTGATGAGTTGCCGCAACTGTGGAACGTGGTCAAGGGTGAGATGAGCCTTGTCGGGCCGCGGCCGATCATCCGCGAGGAAACGCTGCGGTACGAGCAGTTTTACCCGCTGTACAAGCGCGTTCGGCCGGGGCTCACGGGCTTGTGGCAAGTGTCCGGCCGAAGCGATGTCGACTTTCGCCAACGCGTTTACATCGACGCGTACTACGTCCGCAACTGGTCGGTCTGGCTGGACTTTTACGTCCTGCTGCGCACCATCCGCACGGTGCTGGGCTGCCGCGGCGCGTATTGA
- the sppA gene encoding signal peptide peptidase SppA, which translates to MFFHRDRPGSARLAIRRQAWLRLVLGLVCMTLWPGLVGCGPMMFAVGVAPGDQRLEQTTVLSDGGFRNDRIAIVDISGMMLNAEQRGLLQQGENPVSVLHEKLQKAAADPRVKAVVLRLNTPGGTVTATDAMYREVQRFRRETGKPVIALMMDLATSGGYYVACASDHIVAYPTSITGSVGVLLQTVSFKPALERWGIELEALTSGKNKTAGSMFETLTDEHREVLQRMVDDFYQGFVDVVRSARPTMDDETFALVTDGRVFTGSDAAALGLVDETGDLYDAFARAKSKVNLDRADLVIYHRPLRYAGSPYSPTTMAGPHEPPVDRTQINLLQLNVAGLPGFADAPVGLYYLWRPDMQ; encoded by the coding sequence ATGTTTTTTCATCGCGATCGACCCGGTTCCGCTCGACTTGCCATCCGCCGGCAAGCCTGGTTGCGACTGGTGCTCGGGCTGGTGTGCATGACGCTCTGGCCGGGGCTGGTTGGCTGTGGGCCGATGATGTTCGCTGTTGGCGTCGCGCCCGGCGACCAACGCCTGGAGCAGACGACGGTGCTCTCCGACGGCGGATTCCGCAATGACCGCATCGCCATCGTCGACATCAGTGGCATGATGCTTAACGCCGAGCAGCGCGGCCTGCTGCAACAAGGCGAAAACCCCGTCAGCGTGCTCCATGAAAAACTGCAGAAAGCCGCGGCGGACCCGCGCGTCAAGGCCGTCGTGCTTCGGCTGAACACGCCCGGCGGAACGGTGACGGCCACCGATGCGATGTACCGCGAAGTGCAGCGCTTCCGCCGCGAGACCGGCAAGCCCGTGATTGCCCTGATGATGGACCTGGCGACCAGCGGCGGCTACTACGTCGCCTGCGCGTCGGACCACATTGTCGCCTACCCCACCAGCATCACCGGCAGCGTCGGCGTGCTGTTGCAGACCGTCAGCTTCAAGCCGGCGCTCGAACGCTGGGGGATCGAACTCGAAGCGCTCACCAGCGGGAAGAACAAGACCGCCGGCTCGATGTTTGAAACGCTCACCGACGAGCATCGCGAAGTGCTTCAGCGCATGGTCGACGACTTTTACCAGGGCTTTGTCGACGTGGTGCGCAGCGCCCGGCCGACGATGGACGATGAGACGTTTGCGCTCGTCACCGACGGCCGTGTGTTCACCGGCTCGGACGCGGCGGCGCTGGGGCTGGTGGACGAGACAGGCGACCTTTACGACGCTTTTGCGCGAGCCAAGTCAAAGGTCAACCTCGATCGTGCCGATCTGGTGATTTACCATCGGCCGCTGCGTTATGCGGGCTCGCCCTACTCGCCGACGACGATGGCCGGTCCGCACGAACCGCCGGTTGACCGCACGCAGATCAACCTGCTTCAGTTGAACGTCGCCGGCCTGCCGGGATTCGCGGATGCACCGGTGGGGTTGTATTACCTCTGGCGGCCTGACATGCAGTAG
- a CDS encoding Na/Pi cotransporter family protein codes for MNHTFGQVLTMAMAVVGGLGIFMLGMKYMSEGMQAVAGNSLRRMISMVTENRLLATGTGTTVTLLVQSSTISTVIMVGLVNAGLMKLHQAVGFIMGANIGTTITGWVLILQIGRYGLPILGVAALVYIFCKRDRLRFIAMAIMGLGMIFFGLELMKEGVEPLREMEQVRELIQRLAVDNYAGILLCIALGCLLTFIVQSSSAALAILIAAAATGLVPFPIAAAFILGENIGTTITVLIATLGANRNAKRAAYAHVLFNVIGVSWMLLAFPFFVLGVAGAVEWVHGVDPMTMDIADFENPAQYGLVITAAIAVMHTSFNITNTLLFLPFVRSFARLLERVVPEPRAKEVAHLKHLDAKTVDAPGLALEQSRGEVVQMGRGTVKMMDWIRQLAFNGPMDEQMVQKTMHREEVLDNIETEIVAFVTDVLDANLPHSVAEEGRVQLRMAHEYESISDALASVLKCFLKLRELKLELSAAHLRELRDLHDEVATFLGKVTDAYDHRKVFSHREAETISSDITRQVKDSRERYLQLMTDSQIDARLSMTYTTLLTNYRRIKEHTLNAHEAMAGTKAHHRD; via the coding sequence ATGAACCACACCTTCGGACAGGTATTGACCATGGCCATGGCCGTGGTGGGCGGGCTCGGCATCTTCATGCTTGGCATGAAGTACATGTCTGAGGGCATGCAGGCCGTGGCGGGCAACTCGCTTCGCCGCATGATTTCGATGGTCACGGAGAATCGTCTGCTGGCCACCGGCACGGGCACGACGGTGACGCTGCTGGTCCAGTCGTCGACGATTTCCACGGTGATCATGGTCGGCCTGGTCAACGCCGGCCTGATGAAGCTGCACCAGGCGGTGGGCTTCATCATGGGCGCGAACATCGGCACGACCATCACCGGCTGGGTGCTCATCCTCCAGATCGGACGCTACGGGCTGCCGATCCTCGGCGTGGCGGCGCTGGTCTATATCTTCTGCAAACGCGATCGCCTCCGATTTATCGCCATGGCCATCATGGGCCTGGGCATGATCTTCTTCGGCCTGGAGTTGATGAAAGAAGGCGTCGAGCCGCTGCGCGAGATGGAGCAGGTGCGAGAGCTGATCCAACGGCTGGCGGTGGACAACTACGCCGGCATCCTGCTTTGCATCGCGCTGGGCTGCCTGCTGACGTTCATCGTGCAAAGCTCCAGTGCGGCGCTTGCGATTCTGATTGCCGCCGCCGCGACGGGGCTCGTGCCGTTTCCGATCGCCGCGGCGTTTATTCTCGGTGAGAACATCGGCACGACGATCACCGTGCTGATCGCCACACTGGGTGCGAACCGCAACGCGAAGCGGGCGGCGTATGCACACGTATTGTTCAACGTCATTGGCGTGAGCTGGATGCTGCTGGCGTTCCCGTTCTTCGTACTCGGTGTGGCCGGGGCGGTCGAATGGGTGCACGGGGTGGACCCGATGACCATGGACATCGCCGACTTTGAGAACCCGGCGCAGTACGGCCTGGTGATCACGGCCGCGATCGCGGTGATGCACACCAGCTTCAACATTACGAACACGCTGCTGTTTCTGCCGTTTGTCCGCAGCTTTGCCCGGCTGTTGGAGCGCGTCGTCCCCGAGCCTCGGGCGAAGGAAGTGGCGCACCTGAAGCATCTGGACGCCAAGACGGTGGACGCGCCGGGCCTGGCGTTGGAGCAAAGCCGTGGCGAGGTCGTGCAGATGGGCCGGGGCACGGTGAAGATGATGGACTGGATTCGCCAGCTCGCCTTCAACGGGCCGATGGACGAGCAGATGGTGCAGAAGACGATGCATCGTGAAGAGGTGCTGGACAACATCGAAACGGAGATTGTGGCGTTTGTGACCGACGTGCTGGACGCGAACCTGCCGCACAGCGTCGCGGAGGAAGGCCGTGTGCAGCTGCGGATGGCCCACGAATACGAGTCGATCAGCGACGCGCTTGCCAGCGTGCTTAAGTGTTTCCTGAAGCTGCGTGAGTTGAAGCTGGAGCTTTCCGCGGCTCACTTGCGCGAGCTGCGCGACCTGCACGACGAGGTGGCCACCTTCCTCGGCAAGGTGACCGACGCGTACGACCACCGCAAGGTCTTCTCCCATCGCGAAGCGGAGACGATCAGTTCCGACATCACCCGGCAGGTGAAAGACTCGCGCGAGCGATATCTGCAACTCATGACCGACTCGCAGATCGACGCTCGGCTGAGCATGACGTACACGACGCTGCTGACGAACTATCGTCGCATCAAGGAGCACACGCTCAACGCCCACGAAGCGATGGCGGGTACGAAGGCTCACCATCGCGATTGA